In a genomic window of Halanaerobiales bacterium:
- a CDS encoding M24 family metallopeptidase, with protein sequence MLLFEESEYKNRLKKTKERMREKGIDVLMATHPANMNYLTGYDGWSFYVHQCVLVSLDQEEPVWIGRNMDANAAKVTTYLSEENIKNYADDYVHSPIGKHPVDFIVDVIKERGWGDKNIGLEMDQFYFTHKTYEILNDNLPQASFTDANLLVAMVRQIKSQQEIEYMKKAGKIAEKVMRTGIDALEVGRRECDVAADISHAQISGTDDLGGDYPAIVPLMPAGDGIDAPHLTWSERKYGNNEPVILELSGCYNRYHAPMARTVYLGDPPSRMKEITDFVVEGLEETLDFIEPGVTCEAVEEKWRNSIAKGSLVDASRLGYSFGLNYPPDWGEQTASMRPHDKTVLKENMTFHLIPIIWEEDIGFEMSAAIRITEDGAEELYDFPHKLFTK encoded by the coding sequence ATGTTACTATTTGAAGAATCTGAGTATAAAAATAGGTTAAAAAAGACTAAAGAAAGAATGAGAGAAAAGGGTATTGATGTTTTAATGGCTACTCATCCAGCTAATATGAATTATTTAACTGGTTATGATGGTTGGTCCTTTTATGTCCATCAATGTGTTTTAGTTTCATTAGACCAGGAAGAACCAGTTTGGATAGGTAGAAATATGGATGCCAATGCAGCAAAAGTAACTACTTATTTAAGTGAAGAAAACATAAAAAATTATGCAGATGATTATGTACATTCCCCAATAGGTAAACATCCTGTAGATTTTATAGTAGATGTCATCAAAGAAAGAGGATGGGGAGATAAAAATATTGGTTTAGAAATGGATCAATTCTATTTTACTCATAAAACATATGAAATATTGAATGATAACTTACCACAGGCTTCATTTACTGATGCTAATTTACTTGTAGCTATGGTAAGACAAATAAAATCGCAACAGGAAATAGAATATATGAAAAAAGCTGGAAAAATAGCTGAAAAGGTAATGAGAACAGGTATAGATGCGCTTGAAGTTGGTAGAAGAGAATGTGATGTTGCAGCAGATATATCACATGCTCAAATAAGTGGAACAGATGATTTGGGAGGAGATTATCCAGCAATTGTTCCTCTAATGCCAGCTGGTGATGGGATAGATGCTCCTCACTTAACCTGGAGTGAAAGAAAATATGGAAATAATGAACCTGTGATTTTAGAATTATCAGGTTGTTATAACCGTTATCATGCACCAATGGCAAGAACAGTATATCTTGGAGATCCTCCTTCAAGAATGAAAGAAATTACTGATTTTGTGGTAGAAGGATTGGAGGAAACACTTGATTTCATTGAACCTGGAGTGACCTGTGAAGCAGTTGAAGAAAAATGGAGAAACTCAATTGCTAAAGGTTCATTAGTTGATGCTTCTAGATTAGGTTATTCATTTGGATTAAATTATCCACCTGATTGGGGAGAACAGACAGCAAGTATGCGTCCTCATGATAAAACAGTACTTAAAGAAAATATGACATTTCATTTGATCCCTATTATCTGGGAAGAAGATATAGGTTTTGAAATGAGTGCAGCTATAAGGATTACTGAGGATGGAGCAGAAGAATTATATGATTTTCCCCATAAATTATTTACAAAATAA